One genomic segment of Pedobacter endophyticus includes these proteins:
- a CDS encoding TAT-variant-translocated molybdopterin oxidoreductase, which translates to MESNKKYWKGLEEYNNTPDFVKNNKNEFAEPLPIEDVLNEAGLSTVTPRRDFLKALGFGLGAVTLAACQTAPIHKSIPYLVKPEEVTPGIPNYYTSSFNGQSILVKTREGRPIKIEPNPNAGEFNSGTDARAQASVLDLYDVSKLKAPVLKGEETTWAKIDSFAKGELAKAQAGGKKIRIVASTVNSPSTNAVLAQFIAKYPATKLVQYDAVSYTGIIQANQNSFGKAVLPKYNFNKADLIVSFGADFLGTWINCEEYTAQYASNRNNKALEGKKMSRHIQFESGMSLTGTNADTRIPIKLSEQGPALIALYNAITGQSLPGGTLGNNATASKVIKLAAAELTQNKGKALVVCGSNDVSTQILVNAINAAIGSYGTTIDLDNPCYLFAGNDAEFNGLVAEMNRGEVGAVLFLNSNPVYDFMNSKAFTDALAKVPAKISFADRADETASLCDAVAINHNYLESWGDANAYEGYYSIVQPTINPVFNSRQAEESLLTWADAPVKEYYQFVRSNWETKMLPALGLKWSDVLDKGVVRVAPKPATAYAFTLSLAAVATSVVNSSKALAKGGDQMELQVYENVPMRDGKNANNAFLQELPDPVSKVTWDNYVALAPKTAEKLKVKEFDVVTVKGANGYSVDLPVLIQPGQAQGTASIALGYGRTKVGKAGNDVGKNAFPFISFVNGTMQYATNVTITPTGGYYELAQTQTHHSFEGRAVIKEATFKEFLKDASAGNEKGEHKDYDLWDQWEKPGNNWVMAIDLNACTGCGSCIVACNVENNIPVVGRDEVRRRREMHWIRIDRYYSYETKDGDVTKEKEIAKLEDLDHVSVVHQPMLCQHCDHAPCETVCPVLATVHSSDGLNHMAYNRCVGTRYCANNCPYKVRRFNWFNYWNDSRFDNYLNNEFTQLVLNPDVTTRSRGVMEKCSMCIQRIQGGKLQAKIEKRPLRDGDIKMACQEACSANAIIFGDGNDPNSEVSKALRSDRIYYVLEEINVKPGIGYMTKIRNTDTTVQA; encoded by the coding sequence ATGGAAAGCAACAAAAAATACTGGAAAGGCTTAGAGGAGTATAACAATACACCCGATTTTGTTAAGAATAACAAAAACGAATTTGCCGAGCCACTTCCAATAGAAGATGTTTTAAATGAAGCAGGGTTAAGTACCGTTACCCCACGCCGCGACTTTTTAAAGGCGCTAGGCTTTGGTTTGGGTGCGGTTACTTTGGCAGCATGTCAAACAGCCCCGATTCATAAATCTATTCCTTACCTGGTAAAACCTGAAGAGGTTACACCAGGTATTCCCAACTATTATACTTCGAGCTTTAACGGCCAGAGTATTTTAGTTAAAACGAGAGAGGGCCGTCCCATTAAAATCGAACCAAATCCAAATGCGGGCGAATTTAACTCGGGTACCGATGCACGGGCGCAGGCTTCTGTTTTAGATCTTTATGATGTATCTAAGCTGAAAGCACCGGTACTTAAAGGTGAAGAAACCACCTGGGCAAAAATCGATAGCTTTGCAAAAGGCGAATTGGCAAAGGCTCAGGCAGGCGGTAAAAAAATCCGCATTGTAGCTTCTACCGTTAACAGTCCATCTACAAACGCAGTATTAGCGCAGTTTATTGCAAAATATCCCGCTACAAAACTGGTTCAGTACGATGCCGTATCTTATACAGGTATTATTCAGGCAAACCAAAATAGCTTTGGTAAGGCCGTTTTACCAAAATACAACTTCAATAAAGCCGATTTAATCGTGAGCTTCGGTGCCGATTTCTTAGGCACTTGGATCAATTGCGAAGAATATACAGCACAATATGCCTCTAACCGTAATAACAAAGCGTTAGAAGGCAAAAAAATGAGCCGCCACATTCAGTTTGAAAGCGGAATGAGCTTAACCGGTACAAATGCCGATACACGCATTCCAATTAAACTTTCAGAACAAGGCCCGGCATTAATCGCATTATACAATGCAATTACAGGTCAGTCGTTACCTGGCGGAACCTTAGGTAACAACGCCACCGCTAGCAAGGTAATTAAGCTGGCAGCAGCAGAGTTAACACAAAACAAAGGCAAAGCGCTTGTAGTTTGTGGCTCAAACGATGTATCTACCCAAATTTTGGTAAATGCCATCAACGCAGCTATCGGTAGCTATGGTACTACAATCGATTTAGATAATCCTTGTTACTTATTTGCAGGTAACGATGCTGAGTTTAATGGCTTAGTTGCAGAAATGAATCGTGGCGAAGTAGGTGCTGTTTTGTTCTTAAACAGTAATCCGGTTTACGATTTCATGAACAGTAAAGCATTTACCGATGCTTTGGCAAAAGTTCCTGCGAAGATCTCTTTTGCAGATCGTGCCGATGAAACTGCTTCACTTTGCGATGCTGTTGCCATTAACCACAACTATCTAGAGTCGTGGGGCGATGCAAATGCTTACGAAGGATATTATTCAATTGTACAACCAACTATTAATCCTGTTTTCAACAGCCGTCAGGCCGAAGAAAGCTTATTAACCTGGGCCGATGCTCCGGTTAAAGAATATTATCAGTTTGTTCGTAGCAATTGGGAAACCAAAATGTTACCTGCATTAGGCTTAAAATGGAGCGATGTGCTTGATAAGGGTGTGGTAAGGGTAGCTCCAAAACCAGCTACTGCTTATGCTTTCACTTTATCGTTGGCAGCAGTTGCCACATCAGTGGTAAACAGCAGCAAAGCCTTAGCCAAAGGTGGCGACCAAATGGAACTTCAGGTTTACGAAAATGTTCCGATGCGTGATGGTAAAAATGCCAATAACGCGTTCTTACAAGAATTGCCAGATCCTGTTTCTAAAGTAACCTGGGATAACTACGTTGCCCTGGCGCCTAAAACAGCCGAGAAATTAAAAGTTAAAGAATTTGATGTGGTTACCGTTAAAGGAGCCAACGGATATTCGGTTGATCTTCCCGTATTGATTCAGCCAGGTCAGGCACAAGGTACTGCCTCAATCGCTTTAGGTTACGGCCGTACAAAAGTGGGCAAGGCAGGTAACGATGTAGGTAAAAATGCATTCCCTTTCATTTCTTTCGTAAATGGAACCATGCAATATGCCACCAACGTAACCATTACCCCAACAGGCGGTTATTACGAATTGGCGCAAACACAAACTCACCACTCTTTCGAAGGACGTGCGGTAATTAAAGAGGCTACTTTTAAAGAATTTCTAAAAGATGCTTCGGCAGGTAACGAAAAAGGCGAACATAAAGATTACGATCTTTGGGATCAATGGGAAAAACCAGGTAACAACTGGGTAATGGCCATCGATTTGAATGCTTGTACCGGTTGCGGTTCTTGTATTGTTGCCTGTAACGTAGAAAATAACATTCCGGTTGTAGGCCGCGATGAGGTTCGCCGTCGTCGTGAAATGCACTGGATCCGTATCGATCGTTATTACAGCTACGAAACTAAAGATGGTGATGTAACCAAGGAAAAGGAGATTGCTAAATTAGAAGATTTAGATCACGTTTCAGTGGTTCACCAGCCAATGTTATGTCAGCATTGTGATCACGCACCTTGCGAAACGGTTTGTCCGGTATTGGCAACAGTACACTCAAGCGATGGTTTAAACCACATGGCTTACAACCGTTGCGTAGGTACACGTTACTGTGCAAACAACTGTCCATATAAAGTTCGTCGCTTCAACTGGTTTAACTACTGGAACGATTCGCGTTTCGATAACTACCTAAATAACGAGTTTACCCAACTGGTTCTAAACCCTGATGTTACCACACGTTCACGTGGTGTAATGGAAAAATGCTCGATGTGTATTCAACGTATCCAGGGAGGCAAGTTGCAAGCCAAGATAGAGAAACGCCCATTAAGAGATGGCGATATCAAAATGGCCTGTCAAGAAGCTTGTTCAGCAAATGCAATCATATTTGGTGACGGAAACGATCCTAATTCAGAGGTTTCGAAAGCATTACGTTCAGATCGTATCTACTACGTATTAGAAGAAATCAATGTAAAACCGGGCATCGGCTACATGACAAAAATTAGAAACACAGATACAACAGTACAAGCGTAA
- the nrfD gene encoding NrfD/PsrC family molybdoenzyme membrane anchor subunit, translating into MSGHNESILREPLITGDNITYAKITDDILMPVENKPNKAWWIGFIVASLGALLWVVAVSYTFWTGIGAWGLNKTVGWAWDITGFVWWVGIGHAGTLISAVLLLFRQNWRNSINRSAEAMTIFAVICAATYVVSHMGRPWLAYWVLPLPNQFGSLWVNFNSPLVWDMFAISTYFSVSLLFWYTGLLPDIATIRDRATGMRRKIYSIFSFGWSGSVKTWQRFEAVSLILAGISTPLVLSVHTIVSMDFATSVIPGWHTTIFPPYFVAGAIFSGFAMVLTLLLVARKVLGLENYITMFHIESMNKIIILTGSIVGVAYLTEFFIAWYSGSEYEQYAFINRSTGPYWWSYWMMMTCNVISPQLLWFKKIRLSIKATWILSIVVNVGMWFERFVIIVTSLHRDYIPSSWAMFYPTWVDISVFVGSIGLFFTLFLLFLRVLPSIAIAEVKLLLKSASEQAKMKQIKEGHENKEYVAEYIESLEKFDSVKQEDYAKI; encoded by the coding sequence ATGTCAGGACATAACGAATCAATACTTAGAGAACCATTAATTACCGGCGATAATATCACGTATGCAAAAATTACGGACGATATTTTAATGCCGGTAGAGAACAAGCCGAATAAAGCTTGGTGGATTGGTTTCATCGTAGCCTCATTAGGTGCTTTACTTTGGGTGGTAGCGGTAAGCTATACCTTTTGGACAGGTATCGGTGCATGGGGATTAAATAAAACAGTTGGTTGGGCTTGGGATATCACCGGTTTCGTATGGTGGGTAGGTATTGGTCACGCTGGAACACTAATCTCAGCAGTACTTTTACTCTTCCGTCAAAACTGGCGTAACTCCATTAACCGTTCGGCAGAGGCGATGACGATTTTCGCCGTTATCTGTGCCGCAACATATGTAGTATCGCACATGGGCCGCCCCTGGTTAGCTTATTGGGTTTTACCTTTACCAAACCAGTTCGGTTCACTTTGGGTAAACTTTAACTCTCCATTGGTATGGGATATGTTTGCAATCTCAACTTACTTTTCTGTATCGTTATTGTTTTGGTACACAGGTTTATTGCCAGATATTGCAACCATCCGCGATCGTGCTACAGGAATGCGCAGAAAAATTTATTCGATCTTCTCTTTCGGATGGAGTGGAAGCGTTAAAACCTGGCAACGTTTTGAGGCCGTGTCCTTAATCCTTGCAGGTATATCAACACCACTTGTACTTTCGGTACACACCATTGTATCAATGGACTTTGCAACATCGGTAATTCCAGGATGGCACACTACAATCTTTCCTCCATACTTTGTGGCCGGGGCGATTTTCTCAGGCTTCGCGATGGTGTTAACCTTATTATTGGTAGCACGTAAAGTATTAGGTCTTGAAAACTACATCACCATGTTCCACATTGAGTCGATGAACAAAATCATCATCTTAACAGGATCAATTGTAGGTGTAGCCTACTTAACAGAATTTTTCATCGCTTGGTACTCAGGTTCAGAATACGAGCAATACGCATTTATAAACCGTTCAACCGGTCCATACTGGTGGTCGTACTGGATGATGATGACCTGTAACGTAATCTCTCCGCAATTGCTATGGTTCAAAAAAATCCGTTTAAGCATCAAAGCTACCTGGATTTTATCAATCGTAGTAAACGTAGGTATGTGGTTTGAGCGTTTCGTAATTATCGTTACTTCATTACACCGCGATTATATCCCTTCAAGTTGGGCAATGTTTTATCCAACCTGGGTTGATATCAGTGTATTCGTTGGTTCAATTGGCTTGTTCTTTACCTTATTCTTATTATTCTTAAGAGTATTGCCATCAATTGCAATTGCAGAGGTTAAATTATTATTGAAATCTGCAAGTGAGCAAGCTAAGATGAAGCAGATTAAGGAAGGACATGAGAATAAAGAATATGTAGCTGAATACATAGAATCTTTAGAGAAATTTGATAGTGTTAAACAAGAAGATTACGCAAAAATATAA
- a CDS encoding DUF3341 domain-containing protein: MSDIKYILGSFGDPDEMMHGIEKLQENNISIYDVYTPMPIHGIEAKLGIKRSRIDIAAFCFGITGTCAAFALIYFCAVIDWRVNIGGKPSFALPDFIPIMFELTVLFCAFGMVLTYYASTHLFPGRAPRVMDLRATDDRFVIAIDANDNAAHTEIDGLLKDAGALEVKYNERKYISYE; this comes from the coding sequence ATGAGTGATATCAAATATATTTTAGGCAGCTTTGGAGATCCTGACGAAATGATGCATGGCATCGAAAAGCTTCAGGAAAATAACATCAGTATTTATGATGTATATACCCCAATGCCTATACACGGAATAGAAGCTAAATTAGGAATTAAAAGATCGAGGATCGATATCGCAGCATTTTGCTTCGGTATTACCGGAACCTGCGCAGCTTTTGCATTAATTTATTTTTGCGCAGTAATCGATTGGAGAGTAAACATTGGTGGTAAGCCATCATTTGCATTGCCGGATTTTATTCCGATAATGTTCGAGCTTACTGTACTCTTTTGTGCTTTCGGTATGGTATTAACTTATTACGCCTCAACGCACTTATTTCCAGGAAGAGCTCCAAGAGTAATGGATCTTCGTGCAACCGACGATCGTTTTGTAATCGCAATTGATGCAAACGACAACGCAGCGCACACAGAAATTGATGGTTTGTTAAAAGATGCCGGTGCTTTAGAAGTAAAGTATAATGAAAGGAAGTACATTAGCTATGAATAA
- a CDS encoding c-type cytochrome: MKGSTLAMNKNKFVYTAFLAIAFAASLSACKDKRSTGLEYARNMYDPIALNPDQPVDTASVPSFRGHAAQLPPAHTKPVGFNEYDEYPNTKEGYEAAGVSMVNPLPVDTVNLAEGKQLFDVFCSPCHGEKGDGQGHLVKIEKFSGVPSYHEGSSSRGGNMVDLTAGKIYHTITYGVNNMGSHASQISPTDRWKVVMYVQQLQKGQ; the protein is encoded by the coding sequence ATGAAAGGAAGTACATTAGCTATGAATAAGAATAAATTTGTTTATACTGCGTTTTTAGCTATTGCTTTTGCAGCTAGTTTATCTGCTTGTAAAGATAAGCGCAGTACTGGCCTAGAATATGCCAGAAATATGTATGATCCGATTGCTTTAAACCCGGATCAACCAGTAGATACCGCAAGCGTGCCTAGTTTTAGAGGGCATGCAGCCCAATTGCCACCAGCACATACCAAACCAGTTGGTTTTAACGAGTATGATGAATATCCTAATACCAAAGAAGGATATGAGGCAGCAGGCGTAAGTATGGTTAACCCATTGCCGGTTGATACCGTAAACCTTGCCGAAGGAAAACAGTTATTTGATGTTTTCTGTAGCCCATGTCATGGCGAAAAAGGTGATGGTCAAGGCCACCTGGTTAAGATTGAGAAATTTAGTGGTGTTCCTTCCTATCACGAGGGTTCGTCATCAAGAGGAGGTAACATGGTCGATCTTACTGCAGGTAAAATTTATCATACCATCACTTATGGTGTAAATAACATGGGGTCGCATGCTTCACAAATCAGCCCAACAGATCGTTGGAAAGTGGTGATGTATGTTCAACAATTACAAAAAGGACAATAG
- a CDS encoding quinol:cytochrome C oxidoreductase: MGTHNINFSEQFEFTGKVKTLSIVGIVIGVAAVFFGFFAGDKIMHERTFANLLLMGYYFACVCMSGTFFLAVQYVAQAGWSASILRVPQAMAKTLPIASVVLFVIVAAGLFSGNLYHHWHAPGLTDESSPNYDAIIAGKSVFLNVPFFLGRQVLFLGVYSIFSILFVKYSYNEDLAGGLNSYRKSFKNACIFLVIYGFTTPVFAFDTIMSLEAHWFSTMFGWYNFAAMWVSSLAIIAVILILLRRGGYMQWVNNSHLHNLGQFIFGFSIFWTYVWFAQFLLIYYANMPEETVYFYKRFEYYKFWFFLNLAMNFLAPVLLLMDRDNKRTDAKLLFVSIVVLLGHWVDYYQMIMPGTVEGHNGFGIVEIGTALGFVGLFTFTVLSALSKKPLIAKNHPLLQESLHHQL, encoded by the coding sequence ATGGGAACTCACAATATTAATTTTAGTGAACAATTTGAGTTTACAGGTAAAGTAAAAACCTTAAGCATTGTTGGTATCGTTATCGGTGTTGCAGCTGTGTTTTTCGGTTTCTTCGCTGGCGATAAAATCATGCACGAGCGTACTTTTGCTAACCTGTTGCTTATGGGCTATTACTTTGCATGCGTTTGTATGTCGGGTACATTTTTCCTTGCTGTTCAATATGTAGCACAAGCGGGTTGGTCTGCTTCAATTTTACGCGTACCACAAGCTATGGCCAAAACATTGCCGATTGCTTCAGTTGTACTTTTTGTTATCGTTGCCGCCGGTTTATTTAGCGGTAACCTGTACCACCACTGGCATGCGCCAGGTTTAACTGACGAAAGTAGCCCGAATTACGACGCTATCATCGCTGGTAAATCTGTATTTTTAAATGTACCTTTCTTTTTAGGTCGCCAGGTGCTTTTCCTGGGTGTTTATAGTATCTTTTCAATTCTATTTGTAAAATATTCATACAATGAAGATTTGGCCGGAGGATTAAACTCTTACAGAAAAAGCTTCAAAAATGCCTGTATCTTCCTCGTAATATACGGCTTTACTACGCCGGTATTTGCGTTCGATACCATCATGTCGTTAGAGGCGCACTGGTTCTCAACCATGTTTGGTTGGTATAACTTTGCCGCCATGTGGGTAAGTTCGTTGGCAATTATTGCGGTAATTCTTATTCTTTTAAGAAGAGGAGGTTACATGCAATGGGTAAACAACAGTCACTTGCATAACCTTGGTCAGTTTATATTTGGGTTCTCTATCTTTTGGACTTATGTATGGTTTGCGCAATTTTTGTTAATCTACTATGCCAACATGCCAGAGGAAACGGTATATTTCTACAAACGCTTTGAATATTACAAGTTTTGGTTTTTCTTAAACCTTGCAATGAACTTCTTAGCACCTGTATTATTGTTAATGGACAGAGACAACAAAAGAACCGACGCAAAATTGTTATTTGTTTCTATCGTTGTGTTATTGGGTCACTGGGTAGATTATTACCAAATGATTATGCCGGGAACTGTTGAAGGACATAATGGTTTTGGAATTGTTGAGATCGGTACCGCGCTAGGTTTCGTAGGATTGTTTACCTTTACAGTCTTATCTGCCTTGAGCAAAAAACCGTTGATCGCAAAAAATCACCCGTTATTACAAGAAAGTTTGCATCATCAACTTTAA
- a CDS encoding cytochrome c oxidase subunit II, with amino-acid sequence MSLRKFITNKTTAALAVLLTVFANTSAFAQEAAGAAAVSKVDMGEVYKSVIFYVLVFLAVCLFIAVIGKAIKVYELSREAQGKPVGINWNGIHASLFALFLIVGLYGVYWEYTVHGAMLLPDAASIHGEKIDQMFNLTLIITTIVFVVTHILLFGFSYIYKYSAKRKAYYYPHNNTIEKIWTIIPALVLTVLVLMGFLTWRSIFFKVEDPNHKPLQIEVTSEQFKWSIRYPGADGIVGNKNYKLTTASNPLGIDFKDINSRDDEMADEMVIPVNKPVKLILTSKDVIHSFYMPHFRVQLNTVPGMRTIFEFTPTKTTAEMQQETNDPNFKYLFFCAKICGSGHYNMQKVVRVVSEADYKTWIAEQKTYLNDDLRKAFNLPVAPAPAKVEADSTATDSAAVSTNQMALNK; translated from the coding sequence ATGAGTTTAAGAAAGTTTATCACGAATAAAACGACCGCAGCTTTAGCAGTGCTACTTACTGTTTTTGCAAACACCAGTGCATTTGCGCAAGAGGCAGCAGGAGCTGCAGCGGTTTCGAAAGTTGATATGGGTGAGGTTTATAAATCAGTCATTTTTTATGTACTGGTCTTCTTAGCCGTATGTTTGTTCATTGCCGTAATTGGTAAAGCAATTAAGGTATATGAGTTGAGCCGCGAAGCACAAGGAAAACCTGTAGGTATTAATTGGAATGGAATACATGCCAGTTTATTTGCATTATTCCTAATTGTTGGTTTGTATGGTGTGTATTGGGAGTATACGGTACACGGCGCAATGCTGTTACCAGATGCCGCTTCGATACATGGTGAAAAGATTGACCAAATGTTCAACCTAACGTTGATCATTACCACGATCGTTTTCGTTGTAACACACATCCTGTTATTTGGATTTTCTTATATCTACAAATACTCTGCAAAGAGAAAGGCATATTATTACCCACATAACAATACCATCGAAAAAATCTGGACTATTATTCCAGCTTTGGTATTAACCGTGTTGGTTTTGATGGGTTTCTTAACCTGGAGATCAATTTTCTTTAAAGTAGAAGATCCAAACCACAAGCCATTGCAAATTGAGGTTACTTCAGAGCAATTTAAATGGTCTATCCGCTACCCCGGAGCAGATGGTATTGTAGGAAACAAAAACTACAAACTGACAACAGCTTCGAATCCATTGGGTATCGATTTTAAAGACATCAACTCACGCGATGATGAAATGGCCGATGAAATGGTTATTCCGGTTAACAAACCCGTTAAGTTGATCTTAACTAGTAAAGATGTTATTCACAGTTTCTATATGCCGCACTTCAGGGTTCAGTTGAACACCGTGCCGGGTATGAGAACCATTTTCGAATTTACGCCAACCAAAACTACTGCGGAGATGCAGCAGGAAACAAACGATCCGAACTTTAAGTATTTATTCTTCTGCGCAAAAATCTGCGGATCGGGTCACTACAACATGCAAAAAGTTGTACGTGTAGTTTCTGAGGCCGACTACAAAACCTGGATTGCAGAGCAAAAAACTTACTTGAACGATGATTTGAGAAAAGCGTTCAACTTGCCAGTGGCACCTGCACCAGCTAAAGTGGAAGCAGATTCAACAGCAACCGATTCGGCAGCTGTTTCAACTAACCAAATGGCTTTAAATAAATAA
- a CDS encoding cytochrome c oxidase subunit I produces MSTIALHDEHTHDHADHGHHKETLISKYIFSMDHKMIAKQFLITGIIMAVIAMVLSILFRIQLAWPDQAFPFLETFLGKWAEGGRIKPEFYLALVTIHGTIMVFFVLTAGLSGTFSNLLIPLQIGARDMASPFLNMLSYWFFFMACVIMMSSFFIQTGPASGGWTVYPPLSIVAKAIPGSGLGMTLWLVSMVLFVASSLMGGINYVSTILNMRTKGMDLWKMPLPIWAFFLTAILGILSFPVLVAGVVLMIFDRSAGTSFYLSDIVMGTDILPNEGGSPILWQHLFWFLGHPEVYIVIMPALGISSEVISVNSRKPIFGYHAMVYSLIGITVLSFIVWGHHMFVTGMNPLLGGVFMITTLIIAVPSAVKTFNYLATLWRGNIRFTPAMLFAIGLVSFFISGGLTGIFLGNASLDINLHDTYFVVAHFHLVMGSAAIFGMLAGVYHWFPKMFGRMMNAKLGYLHFWLTFIAAYLVFFPLHFLGLDGVPRRYYSFTEFEFMKKWLTVNVFVTWAAIFAALAQVAFLFNFFYSIFKGKVAPQNPWEANTLEWTAPVEHLHGNWPGEIPTVYRWPYDYSKPGHDVDFIPQTVPFSETMSSNLPHDFEGNEAAEKIQQDWELANPITENKG; encoded by the coding sequence ATGTCAACAATAGCATTACACGACGAACACACGCACGACCACGCTGATCACGGACACCATAAGGAGACGTTGATTTCGAAGTATATCTTCAGCATGGATCATAAAATGATTGCCAAGCAATTTTTGATTACTGGTATTATTATGGCCGTAATCGCGATGGTTTTATCAATTTTATTCCGTATTCAATTGGCCTGGCCAGATCAAGCCTTCCCTTTCTTAGAAACATTTTTAGGAAAATGGGCAGAAGGCGGTCGAATCAAGCCAGAGTTTTACCTGGCCCTGGTTACCATTCACGGTACCATCATGGTATTCTTTGTACTTACAGCCGGGTTGAGCGGTACCTTTAGTAACTTATTAATTCCATTGCAGATTGGAGCACGAGATATGGCCTCGCCATTCTTAAACATGCTTTCGTACTGGTTCTTCTTTATGGCCTGCGTAATCATGATGTCTTCATTCTTTATCCAAACAGGCCCGGCATCAGGTGGTTGGACAGTTTATCCACCGCTATCTATTGTTGCCAAGGCAATACCAGGTTCAGGCTTAGGGATGACCTTGTGGTTGGTGAGTATGGTACTCTTCGTTGCATCATCATTAATGGGTGGTATCAACTACGTGAGTACAATCTTAAACATGCGTACCAAAGGTATGGATCTTTGGAAAATGCCTTTACCTATTTGGGCTTTCTTTTTAACCGCTATTTTGGGTATCTTATCTTTCCCTGTATTAGTTGCAGGCGTTGTATTGATGATCTTCGACCGTAGCGCAGGAACAAGTTTTTACTTGTCTGATATCGTAATGGGAACCGACATTTTACCAAACGAAGGTGGTTCGCCAATTTTATGGCAACACTTGTTCTGGTTCTTGGGTCACCCAGAGGTATATATCGTAATTATGCCAGCGTTAGGTATTTCATCAGAGGTAATTTCTGTAAACTCACGTAAACCGATCTTCGGTTACCACGCAATGGTTTACTCATTAATCGGTATCACCGTATTATCATTCATCGTGTGGGGTCACCACATGTTTGTAACCGGTATGAACCCGTTATTAGGTGGTGTGTTTATGATCACAACCTTGATTATTGCAGTTCCATCCGCAGTAAAAACATTCAACTATCTGGCTACATTATGGAGAGGTAACATCCGTTTCACTCCGGCAATGTTGTTCGCCATCGGTTTAGTTTCATTCTTCATCTCAGGTGGTTTAACCGGTATCTTCTTAGGTAACGCATCGTTAGATATCAACTTGCACGATACTTATTTCGTAGTAGCTCACTTTCACCTGGTAATGGGTTCGGCGGCGATCTTCGGTATGCTTGCAGGTGTTTATCACTGGTTCCCTAAAATGTTCGGTAGAATGATGAACGCTAAATTAGGATATTTACACTTCTGGTTAACATTCATCGCAGCCTACCTCGTATTCTTTCCCCTTCACTTTTTAGGTTTAGATGGCGTACCTCGTCGTTACTATTCATTTACCGAGTTTGAGTTTATGAAGAAATGGTTAACCGTTAACGTATTTGTAACCTGGGCAGCAATTTTTGCAGCTTTGGCACAGGTAGCGTTCTTGTTTAACTTCTTCTACTCAATATTTAAAGGTAAAGTAGCACCTCAAAATCCTTGGGAAGCGAATACTTTAGAGTGGACTGCTCCAGTAGAACATTTGCACGGAAACTGGCCGGGAGAAATTCCTACAGTTTACAGATGGCCTTATGATTATAGCAAACCAGGACATGATGTAGATTTTATTCCTCAAACTGTTCCTTTCTCTGAAACCATGAGCTCTAACTTGCCTCACGATTTTGAAGGAAATGAAGCGGCAGAAAAAATACAACAAGATTGGGAATTGGCCAATCCTATTACAGAAAATAAAGGCTAG